One genomic segment of Gossypium arboreum isolate Shixiya-1 chromosome 3, ASM2569848v2, whole genome shotgun sequence includes these proteins:
- the LOC108475541 gene encoding glycine-rich protein 2, translating to MAESRLAGTVKWFNDQKGFGFITPTDGGEDVFVHQSSIRSDGFRSLADGEEVEFVIESSEGRSKAVDVTGPNGEPVRGSSRSGRGGAGAGGGGGYRGGGREGGYGGGGCFKCGEVGHLARDCGQGGSGGGGGRYGGGGVGYGGLACYNCGVAGHFARECPGNNR from the coding sequence ATGGCAGAGAGTAGGTTGGCAGGAACGGTGAAGTGGTTCAACGACCAAAAGGGTTTTGGGTTCATCACTCCGACGGACGGCGGCGAGGACGTTTTCGTTCACCAGTCATCGATCCGTTCCGATGGGTTCCGTAGCCTTGCAGATGGTGAAGAGGTCGAGTTCGTCATTGAGTCTTCCGAAGGTCGTTCCAAGGCTGTTGATGTTACTGGACCCAACGGCGAACCTGTTCGTGGCAGCTCGAGATCCGGACGCGGTGGCGCTGGCGCTGGCGGTGGTGGTGGGTACAGAGGCGGAGGGAGGGAAGGTGGGTATGGTGGAGGAGGGTGTTTTAAGTGTGGAGAGGTTGGACATTTGGCAAGGGACTGTGGGCAAGGTGGCAGCGGCGGTGGTGGTGGAAGATATGGGGGTGGCGGAGTTGGATACGGTGGGTTGGCTTGTTACAACTGTGGTGTCGCCGGTCACTTTGCCCGGGAATGTCCTGGCAATAACCGTTGA